In Bythopirellula goksoeyrii, a single window of DNA contains:
- a CDS encoding DUF1330 domain-containing protein: protein MSAYIVFIREKTLDKSELETYWQKAPAAMENQPIKALAAYGRHMTIEGPDVEGIVIAEFPTLEEARAWYESPAYQEAAQHRLRGAVYRGLIVEGV from the coding sequence ATGTCAGCTTACATCGTGTTCATTCGTGAGAAGACGCTCGACAAATCGGAGCTGGAAACGTACTGGCAGAAAGCACCTGCTGCGATGGAGAACCAGCCGATCAAGGCACTGGCGGCCTATGGTCGCCACATGACGATAGAAGGGCCAGATGTCGAGGGCATTGTCATCGCAGAGTTTCCGACCTTGGAGGAAGCACGCGCTTGGTACGAGAGCCCGGCCTACCAAGAAGCAGCTCAGCATCGACTCCGTGGTGCAGTCTACCGTGGTCTAATCGTGGAGGGGGTGTGA